The proteins below are encoded in one region of Rhizobacter sp.:
- a CDS encoding type B 50S ribosomal protein L31: protein MKEGIHPNYRDVCFVDLSNGFKFVTRSCAQTKETIKLDDGREVPLFKLETTSESHPFYTGTQKSVDSLGGRVEKFRNKFAHLKK, encoded by the coding sequence ATGAAAGAAGGCATTCACCCGAACTACCGCGACGTCTGCTTCGTCGACCTGTCCAACGGTTTCAAGTTCGTGACGCGCTCGTGCGCCCAGACCAAGGAAACCATCAAGCTCGACGACGGCCGTGAAGTGCCGCTGTTCAAGCTCGAAACGACCAGCGAATCGCACCCCTTCTACACCGGCACGCAAAAGAGCGTCGACTCGCTCGGCGGTCGCGTCGAGAAGTTCCGCAACAAGTTTGCGCACCTCAAGAAGTAA
- the rho gene encoding transcription termination factor Rho, whose translation MHLSELKALHVSALIKMGEELEIENVSRLRKQELMFAIMKKRAKAGEQVFGDGVLEVLPDGFGFLRAPDASYMASTDDIYLSPSQIRRFNLHTGDMIEGEVRVPKDGERYFALVKVDRVNGVTPEESKHKIMFENLTPLFPKEAFKLEREIKGDENITSRIIDLIAPLGKGQRALLVAPPKSGKTVMMQHLAHAIVANHPDVYLIVLLVDERPEEVTEMQRTVRGEVISSTFDEPAARHVQVAEMVIERAKRLVEMKKDVVILLDSITRLARAYNNVLPSSGKVLTGGVDANALQRPKRFFGAARNIEEGGSLTIIGTALVDTGSRMDEVIYEEFKGTGNCEIHLDRRMAEKRVYPSILLNKSGTRREELLLKPEILQKTWILRKLLYPMDEIEAMEFILDKMKSTKNNLDFFDMMRRGG comes from the coding sequence ATGCACCTCTCCGAACTGAAAGCCCTCCACGTGTCCGCGCTCATCAAGATGGGCGAGGAACTGGAGATCGAGAACGTCTCACGCCTGCGCAAGCAGGAGCTGATGTTCGCGATCATGAAGAAGCGCGCGAAGGCCGGGGAGCAGGTGTTCGGTGACGGCGTGCTGGAAGTGCTCCCCGATGGCTTCGGCTTCCTGCGCGCACCCGATGCGAGCTACATGGCGTCGACCGACGACATCTACCTCTCGCCCAGCCAGATCCGCCGCTTCAACCTGCACACCGGCGACATGATCGAAGGCGAAGTGCGCGTGCCGAAGGACGGCGAGCGCTACTTCGCGCTGGTGAAGGTCGACCGCGTGAACGGCGTGACGCCCGAGGAGAGCAAGCACAAGATCATGTTCGAGAACCTGACGCCGCTCTTCCCGAAAGAGGCGTTCAAGCTCGAGCGTGAGATCAAGGGCGACGAGAACATCACCAGCCGCATCATCGACCTCATCGCCCCACTCGGCAAAGGCCAGCGCGCGCTGCTGGTGGCACCGCCCAAGAGCGGCAAGACGGTGATGATGCAGCACCTGGCGCACGCGATCGTCGCCAACCACCCCGACGTCTACCTCATCGTGCTGCTCGTCGACGAGCGCCCGGAAGAAGTGACGGAAATGCAGCGCACCGTGCGCGGCGAAGTCATCAGCTCCACCTTCGACGAACCCGCTGCCCGCCACGTGCAGGTGGCCGAAATGGTGATCGAACGCGCCAAGCGTCTCGTCGAGATGAAGAAGGACGTGGTAATCCTGCTCGACTCGATCACCCGCCTCGCCCGCGCCTACAACAACGTGCTGCCCTCGTCGGGCAAGGTGCTCACCGGCGGTGTCGATGCCAACGCGCTGCAGCGCCCGAAGCGCTTCTTCGGCGCCGCGCGCAACATCGAAGAAGGTGGCTCGCTCACCATCATCGGCACCGCGCTGGTCGACACCGGCAGCCGCATGGACGAAGTCATCTACGAAGAATTCAAGGGCACCGGCAATTGCGAAATCCACCTGGATCGCCGCATGGCCGAGAAGCGGGTCTACCCGTCGATCCTTTTGAACAAGAGCGGCACGCGGCGCGAGGAATTGCTGCTCAAGCCCGAGATCCTGCAAAAGACCTGGATCTTGCGGAAGTTGCTCTACCCGATGGACGAGATCGAGGCGATGGAATTCATCCTCGACAAGATGAAATCCACGAAGAACAACCTCGATTTCTTCGACATGATGCGTCGCGGCGGTTGA
- the trxA gene encoding thioredoxin TrxA gives MSSELIKHTTDASFESDVLQSSKPVLVDYWAEWCGPCKMIAPILDEVSKDYDGRLQIAKMNVDENRDVPAKFGIRGIPTLMLFKGGQLAATKVGALSKAQLTAFLDGHL, from the coding sequence ATGAGCAGTGAACTGATCAAACACACCACCGATGCATCGTTCGAGAGCGACGTGCTCCAGTCGAGCAAGCCGGTGCTGGTTGACTACTGGGCTGAATGGTGCGGCCCTTGCAAGATGATCGCGCCGATTCTCGACGAAGTCTCCAAGGATTACGACGGCCGCCTGCAAATCGCGAAGATGAACGTCGACGAGAACCGCGACGTGCCCGCGAAGTTCGGCATCCGCGGCATCCCGACGCTGATGCTGTTCAAGGGCGGCCAGCTTGCCGCGACCAAGGTGGGCGCCTTGTCGAAAGCCCAGTTGACGGCGTTCCTCGACGGTCATCTATAA
- the phoB gene encoding phosphate regulon transcriptional regulator PhoB yields MSQVLVVEDESAIAELMSINLRHAGYEVVIAATADEAQQQVDRVLPDLVVLDWMLPGQSGLQLAKRWRSQPRTRDLPIIMLTARAEEADKISGLDAGADDYLTKPFSTHELMARIRAVLRRKAPEALDSAVEIGLLKLDPATRRVSREGQEVRLGPTEFRLLHFFMTHPERVHSRSQLLDRVWGDHVFIEERTVDVHVKRLREALTPVQCAHMIETVRGAGYRLTQQVQTLSA; encoded by the coding sequence ATGAGCCAGGTTCTGGTGGTGGAAGACGAGTCGGCGATTGCCGAACTCATGTCGATCAACCTGCGCCACGCAGGCTATGAAGTCGTGATCGCCGCCACGGCCGACGAAGCGCAGCAGCAGGTCGACCGCGTGTTGCCTGATCTGGTGGTGCTCGACTGGATGCTGCCAGGCCAGTCGGGCCTGCAGCTCGCCAAACGCTGGCGCTCGCAGCCGCGCACGCGCGACCTGCCGATCATCATGCTGACGGCGCGCGCCGAAGAGGCCGACAAGATCTCGGGGCTCGATGCCGGCGCCGACGACTACCTCACCAAGCCGTTCTCGACGCACGAGCTGATGGCGCGCATTCGCGCGGTGCTGCGCCGCAAGGCCCCCGAAGCGCTCGATTCGGCGGTGGAGATCGGCCTGCTGAAGCTCGACCCGGCCACGCGCCGCGTGTCGCGCGAGGGCCAGGAGGTGCGCCTCGGGCCAACGGAATTCCGCCTGCTGCATTTCTTCATGACGCACCCCGAGCGTGTGCACAGCCGCTCGCAGCTGCTCGACCGCGTGTGGGGTGACCACGTCTTCATCGAAGAGCGCACGGTCGACGTGCACGTGAAGCGCCTGCGCGAAGCCCTCACACCGGTGCAGTGCGCACACATGATCGAGACCGTGCGCGGTGCCGGCTACCGGCTCACGCAACAGGTGCAGACGCTGTCTGCCTGA
- the phoR gene encoding phosphate regulon sensor histidine kinase PhoR, with amino-acid sequence MDWLLTRLLVTAIAVALGGFVGYLAGHAARAPVVGAVIGCAVGACVVVLADTLRGYRLSRWLSGSQEGQAPRDTGFWGEIGYRVERSIRLREKSMQTEQTRLAQFISAMEASPNGVLLLDEADQITWCNAMAANHFGLDPERDKRQPVTNLVRAPVFVAHLQAGQYGETLLIPDPRGRGTLSVLVRHYGEGLKLVLSQDVTERERSEAMRRDFVANVSHEIRTPLTVLAGFIETMGNLPLTEVERRRVLTLMSQQTQRMQTLVSDLLTLAQLEGGPRPPIDRWVPVSKLIGQAHADGASLSMGRHQFTVSEDIDAQIAGLESELMSAVGNLVTNAVRYTPEGGRISVVWRRRDDGSGEITVSDTGIGVSREHIPRLTERFYRVDGSRSRETGGTGLGLSIVKHVVHRHGGELDVQSELGKGSSFSLVFPAARVRVPEAPTPLDAKAVAEKVPR; translated from the coding sequence GTGGACTGGCTGTTGACGAGGCTCCTGGTCACGGCGATCGCCGTGGCACTGGGTGGCTTCGTGGGCTACCTTGCCGGCCATGCCGCACGTGCGCCCGTGGTGGGTGCCGTCATCGGCTGCGCTGTGGGCGCGTGCGTGGTGGTGCTGGCCGACACCTTGCGTGGCTACCGGCTCTCGCGCTGGCTCAGCGGCAGCCAGGAAGGCCAGGCGCCACGCGACACCGGCTTCTGGGGCGAGATCGGCTACCGCGTCGAGCGTTCGATCCGGCTGCGCGAGAAGAGCATGCAGACCGAGCAGACACGCCTCGCGCAGTTCATCTCGGCGATGGAAGCCTCACCCAACGGTGTGCTGCTGCTCGACGAGGCTGACCAGATCACGTGGTGCAACGCGATGGCCGCCAACCACTTCGGCCTCGACCCCGAGCGCGACAAGCGCCAGCCCGTGACCAACCTCGTGCGTGCGCCGGTTTTCGTGGCGCACCTGCAGGCTGGCCAGTACGGCGAGACGCTGCTCATCCCCGACCCGCGTGGCCGTGGGACGCTGTCGGTGCTGGTCCGCCACTACGGCGAGGGCCTGAAGCTGGTGCTGTCGCAAGACGTCACCGAGCGCGAGCGTTCCGAGGCGATGCGGCGTGACTTCGTGGCCAACGTGTCGCACGAGATCCGCACGCCGCTCACGGTGCTGGCGGGCTTCATCGAGACGATGGGCAACCTGCCGCTGACCGAAGTCGAGCGCCGCCGTGTTCTCACGCTGATGTCGCAGCAGACCCAGCGCATGCAGACGCTGGTGAGCGACCTGCTGACCTTGGCGCAACTCGAAGGCGGCCCCCGCCCGCCGATCGACCGCTGGGTGCCGGTGAGCAAGCTCATCGGCCAGGCCCATGCCGATGGTGCATCGCTCTCGATGGGGCGGCATCAGTTCACGGTGTCGGAAGACATCGACGCGCAAATCGCCGGGCTGGAGAGCGAGTTGATGAGCGCCGTCGGCAACCTCGTGACCAACGCCGTGCGCTACACGCCTGAAGGCGGGCGCATCTCGGTGGTGTGGCGCCGGCGCGATGACGGTTCGGGCGAGATCACGGTCAGCGACACCGGCATCGGTGTGTCCCGTGAACACATTCCCCGGCTGACCGAACGCTTCTACCGCGTGGACGGCAGCCGCTCGCGGGAGACGGGCGGCACGGGGCTGGGGCTTTCCATCGTCAAGCACGTTGTGCACCGGCACGGCGGTGAGCTCGACGTGCAGAGCGAACTGGGCAAAGGCTCGAGTTTCAGCCTGGTGTTTCCGGCGGCGCGGGTGCGTGTACCGGAGGCGCCGACCCCGCTCGACGCCAAGGCGGTGGCCGAGAAGGTGCCGCGCTAA
- the phoU gene encoding phosphate signaling complex protein PhoU yields MSEKHLSTQFDSELSGISTRVLEMGGLVESQVAQAVYALTNFSGEVATDVLRNEERVNTMEVEIDRDLSTIIARRQPTARDLRLLIAISKTIANLERVGDEAARVARTVQRLINTGVSSRLRLPVNDLAYEAELAIAQLRKALDAFARLDTVKAVEVLKQDDQIDQEFDGLMRKLITYMMEDPRTISASIDLVFVAKAIERVGDHAKNLAEVIIYIVKGTDVRHNSVEAVESMVK; encoded by the coding sequence ATGAGCGAAAAACATCTCTCGACCCAGTTCGACAGCGAACTCAGTGGCATCTCGACCCGCGTGCTCGAAATGGGCGGGCTGGTCGAGTCGCAGGTGGCGCAGGCGGTCTATGCGCTCACGAACTTCAGCGGCGAGGTCGCCACCGACGTGCTGCGCAACGAAGAGCGGGTCAACACGATGGAGGTCGAGATCGACCGCGATCTGTCGACCATCATCGCGCGGCGCCAGCCGACGGCGCGCGACCTGCGCCTCTTGATTGCCATCTCGAAGACGATCGCCAACCTCGAGCGCGTGGGCGACGAGGCGGCGCGTGTGGCGCGCACGGTGCAGCGCCTGATCAACACAGGTGTGTCGAGCCGCCTGCGCCTGCCGGTCAACGACCTGGCCTACGAGGCCGAGCTGGCCATCGCCCAGCTGCGCAAGGCACTCGATGCGTTTGCCCGGCTCGACACCGTCAAGGCGGTGGAGGTGCTCAAGCAAGACGACCAGATCGATCAGGAGTTCGATGGCCTGATGCGCAAGCTCATCACCTACATGATGGAAGACCCACGCACCATCTCGGCCAGCATCGACCTCGTCTTCGTGGCCAAGGCCATCGAGCGCGTGGGCGACCACGCGAAGAACCTGGCCGAGGTCATCATCTACATCGTGAAGGGCACCGACGTGCGGCATAACTCGGTCGAGGCCGTGGAGTCGATGGTCAAGTGA
- the pstB gene encoding phosphate ABC transporter ATP-binding protein PstB — protein MDTKVDGLVTEKPKLSVRDLNFYYGAFHALKRINLDIPEKKVTAFIGPSGCGKSTLLRTFNRMYELYPEQRAEGEIVIDGENILNSKHDVSLIRAKIGMVFQKPTPFPMSIYDNIAFGVRLFENLPRVEMDERVEWALKKAALWNEVRDKLDQSGSGLSGGQQQRLCIARGIAIKPEVLLLDEPCSALDPISTGKIEELIHELKSDYTVVIVTHNMQQAARCSDYTAYMYLGDLIEFGPTSELFMKPKKKDTEDYITGRFG, from the coding sequence ATGGACACCAAAGTCGATGGCCTCGTGACCGAAAAGCCCAAGCTCTCGGTCCGCGATCTCAACTTCTACTACGGCGCCTTCCACGCGCTCAAGCGCATCAACCTCGACATTCCCGAGAAGAAGGTCACCGCCTTCATCGGGCCGTCGGGATGCGGCAAGTCGACGCTCTTGCGCACCTTCAACCGCATGTACGAGCTCTACCCCGAGCAGCGCGCAGAGGGCGAGATCGTGATCGACGGCGAGAACATCCTCAATTCCAAGCACGACGTGTCGCTGATCCGCGCCAAGATCGGCATGGTCTTCCAGAAGCCCACGCCGTTCCCAATGTCGATCTACGACAACATCGCCTTCGGCGTGCGCCTGTTCGAGAACCTGCCGCGTGTCGAGATGGACGAGCGCGTGGAATGGGCGCTCAAGAAGGCGGCACTGTGGAATGAAGTGCGCGACAAGCTCGACCAGAGCGGCTCGGGCCTCTCGGGCGGCCAGCAGCAGCGCTTGTGCATCGCACGCGGCATCGCGATCAAGCCCGAGGTGCTGCTGCTCGACGAGCCCTGCTCGGCGCTCGACCCGATCTCCACCGGCAAGATCGAAGAGCTGATCCACGAGTTGAAGAGTGACTACACCGTCGTGATCGTCACCCACAACATGCAGCAGGCGGCGCGTTGCTCCGACTACACCGCCTACATGTACCTGGGCGACCTGATCGAGTTCGGGCCGACGTCTGAGCTCTTCATGAAGCCGAAGAAAAAAGACACCGAGGACTACATCACCGGCCGTTTCGGCTGA
- the pstS gene encoding phosphate ABC transporter substrate-binding protein PstS, whose product MTHSIVRLATTAGLSLLAAAASAQDVTGAGATFPAPLYAKWADAYNKATGVRINYQSVGSGAGLKQIGSKTVDFGASDMPLKDEALQKDGLLQFPTVIGGVVPVVNIAGIKPGQIKLTGQVLGDIYLGKITKWNDAALVALNQGVPLPDAAISVVRRADGSGTSFIFTNYLSKVNAEWQAKVGEGTAVNWPTGAGGKGNEGVAAFVNRLPNSIGYVEYAYVKQNKMTYTLLKNKDGNFVAPDDLNFKAAAAGADWAKSFYQVLTEQPGKDAWPLTGATFIMMHKQQDKPAQAAAALKFFDWAYANGDKAAAELEYVALPDSVKALVRKQWAQIKDAGGKQVAGL is encoded by the coding sequence ATGACCCACTCGATCGTTCGACTCGCAACCACCGCCGGCCTCTCGCTTCTGGCCGCCGCGGCTTCCGCACAAGACGTGACCGGCGCCGGCGCCACGTTCCCCGCTCCGCTGTATGCCAAGTGGGCCGATGCCTACAACAAGGCGACGGGCGTTCGCATCAACTATCAGTCGGTCGGCTCGGGTGCCGGCCTGAAGCAGATCGGCAGCAAGACGGTCGATTTCGGCGCGTCCGACATGCCGCTCAAGGACGAGGCCCTGCAGAAGGACGGCCTGCTCCAGTTCCCGACCGTGATCGGTGGCGTGGTGCCGGTCGTCAACATCGCAGGCATCAAGCCTGGCCAGATCAAGCTCACCGGCCAGGTGCTGGGTGACATCTACCTCGGCAAGATCACCAAGTGGAACGACGCCGCGCTGGTGGCGCTGAACCAGGGTGTGCCGCTGCCGGACGCCGCCATCTCCGTGGTGCGCCGCGCCGACGGCTCGGGCACGAGTTTCATCTTCACGAACTACCTGTCCAAGGTGAACGCTGAATGGCAGGCCAAGGTGGGTGAGGGCACCGCCGTCAACTGGCCCACCGGCGCGGGTGGCAAGGGCAACGAAGGCGTGGCCGCGTTCGTCAACCGCCTGCCGAATTCCATCGGCTACGTCGAGTACGCCTACGTCAAGCAGAACAAGATGACGTACACGCTGTTGAAGAACAAGGACGGCAACTTCGTCGCCCCCGACGACCTCAACTTCAAGGCCGCCGCGGCCGGCGCCGACTGGGCCAAGAGCTTCTACCAGGTGCTGACCGAACAGCCGGGCAAGGATGCCTGGCCGCTCACGGGCGCGACTTTCATCATGATGCACAAGCAGCAAGACAAGCCCGCCCAGGCCGCCGCAGCGCTCAAGTTCTTCGACTGGGCCTACGCCAACGGCGACAAGGCTGCCGCTGAGCTGGAATACGTGGCGCTGCCGGATTCGGTGAAGGCCCTCGTCCGCAAGCAGTGGGCGCAGATCAAGGACGCGGGCGGCAAGCAGGTCGCTGGCCTCTGA
- the pstC gene encoding phosphate ABC transporter permease subunit PstC, giving the protein MDRSDPMGRPPSRRRVMPWADTVFSVLAHGAAILTLLLLAGIILSLLMGALPAIKEYGLGFLLSSDWDPVQDKYGGLVMIYGTLMTSFIALVIAVPVSFGIALFLTELSPGWLRRPLGTAIELLAAVPSIVYGMWGLLVFSPVLSTYVQQPLQALFGNTPVLKSLVSGAPVGIGILSAGIILAIMIIPFIASVMRDVFEVTPAMLKESAYGLGATTWEVVFKVVLPYTKTGVIGGIMLGLGRALGETMAVTFVIGNANQLNGPSLFEAANSITSVLANEFAEAGEGLHQASLLYLALVLFFITFVVLSLSKLLLAQLKKSEGART; this is encoded by the coding sequence ATGGACCGCTCCGATCCCATGGGGCGACCGCCGTCGCGCCGGCGGGTCATGCCCTGGGCCGACACCGTGTTCTCGGTGCTCGCACATGGCGCCGCCATCCTCACCCTGCTGCTGCTGGCCGGCATCATCCTGTCGCTGTTGATGGGGGCCCTGCCGGCCATCAAGGAGTACGGCCTCGGCTTCCTGCTGAGCAGCGACTGGGACCCGGTGCAAGACAAGTACGGCGGCCTGGTCATGATCTACGGCACGCTGATGACGTCGTTCATCGCGCTCGTGATCGCAGTGCCGGTGAGCTTCGGCATCGCACTCTTCCTCACTGAACTCTCACCCGGCTGGCTGCGCCGCCCGCTGGGCACGGCCATCGAGCTCCTGGCCGCGGTGCCCTCGATCGTCTATGGCATGTGGGGCCTGCTGGTGTTCAGCCCGGTGCTCTCGACCTACGTGCAGCAGCCGCTGCAAGCGCTCTTCGGCAACACGCCGGTGCTCAAGAGCCTGGTGTCCGGTGCCCCGGTGGGCATCGGCATCCTGTCGGCAGGGATCATCCTCGCCATCATGATCATTCCCTTCATCGCCTCGGTGATGCGCGACGTGTTCGAGGTCACGCCGGCGATGCTGAAGGAGTCGGCCTACGGGCTCGGTGCCACCACCTGGGAAGTGGTGTTCAAGGTGGTGCTGCCGTACACCAAGACGGGCGTCATCGGCGGCATCATGCTAGGCCTGGGCCGCGCGCTCGGCGAGACGATGGCCGTCACCTTCGTGATCGGCAACGCTAACCAGCTCAACGGCCCCTCGCTCTTCGAGGCGGCCAACAGCATCACCTCGGTGCTGGCCAACGAGTTCGCCGAAGCGGGCGAGGGCCTGCACCAGGCCTCGCTGCTGTACCTGGCGCTGGTGCTGTTCTTCATCACCTTCGTGGTGTTGTCGCTGTCGAAGCTGCTGCTCGCGCAGCTCAAGAAGAGCGAAGGAGCGCGCACATGA
- the pstA gene encoding phosphate ABC transporter permease PstA has protein sequence MSTAISAAKLAKHRGRKRVNAVALTLSMAAMAFGLFWLVWILIETVRLGFGGLAWSVFTEMTPAPQAETGGLANALMGSLMMVMLATLVGTPIGVMAGVYLAEYGQKTWLGSVTRFINDILLSAPSIVIGLFIYAVVVARMKSYSGYAGVLALALIVIPVVIRTTENMLALIPNALREAAYALGTPKWKVISSVTLKAARAGVMTGVLLAFARIAGETAPLLFTALSNQFWSTNLGAPMANLPVTIFKFAMSPYENWQKLAWAGVFLITLGVLALNILARVFFRNKH, from the coding sequence ATGAGCACGGCGATTTCTGCGGCCAAGCTGGCCAAGCACCGGGGCCGCAAACGCGTCAATGCCGTAGCGTTGACGCTGTCGATGGCGGCGATGGCATTCGGCCTCTTCTGGCTCGTATGGATCCTGATCGAGACCGTGCGCCTCGGCTTCGGCGGCCTGGCGTGGTCGGTGTTCACTGAGATGACGCCCGCGCCGCAGGCGGAGACGGGAGGGCTGGCCAACGCGCTCATGGGCTCGCTGATGATGGTGATGCTCGCCACGCTCGTGGGCACGCCGATCGGTGTGATGGCCGGTGTGTATCTCGCCGAATATGGCCAGAAGACCTGGCTCGGCAGCGTCACGCGCTTCATCAACGACATCCTCCTGTCGGCGCCCTCGATCGTGATCGGCCTCTTCATCTACGCGGTGGTCGTGGCACGCATGAAGAGCTACTCGGGCTATGCCGGTGTGCTGGCGCTGGCCTTGATCGTGATCCCGGTCGTGATCCGCACCACCGAGAACATGCTGGCGTTGATCCCGAATGCGCTGCGCGAGGCGGCCTACGCCCTCGGCACACCGAAGTGGAAGGTGATTTCGAGCGTCACGCTGAAAGCCGCACGGGCCGGCGTGATGACCGGCGTGCTGCTCGCTTTCGCGCGCATCGCGGGCGAGACGGCGCCGCTGCTCTTCACGGCCTTGTCCAACCAGTTCTGGTCGACCAACCTCGGGGCACCGATGGCCAATCTGCCGGTGACCATCTTCAAGTTTGCGATGAGCCCGTATGAGAACTGGCAGAAGCTGGCCTGGGCAGGCGTGTTCCTGATCACGTTGGGCGTGCTGGCGCTCAACATCCTGGCGCGGGTCTTCTTCCGCAACAAACACTGA
- the glmM gene encoding phosphoglucosamine mutase produces the protein MSRTYFGTDGIRGTVGQSPITPDFMLRLGHAVGRVLKGQGGRPTVLIGKDTRISGYMIESALEAGFASAGVDVLLTGPLPTPGVAYLTRALRLDLGVVISASHNPYGDNGIKFFSAHGQKLPDEWERAVEAMLDETPHWVDSSQLGKARRIDDARGRYVEFCKSTFGNDLSLKGLKVVVDAAHGAAYQIAPEVFHELGAEVVGIGCSPDGMNINDGFGATAPEALVKAVKEHGADYGVALDGDADRLQLVDAGGRLYNGDELLYVMVIDRLAQGQRVTGAVGTLMTNMAVEVALKAQDIEFVRAKVGDRYVLEELASRDWLLGGEGSGHLLALDKHTTGDGIVSALQVLQAVMRSGRSLAELLAPVTLFPQVLINVRLKPGQDWKATAGLADLQAQVQRELGTDGRLLIRPSGTEPLVRVMVEARDAAQAKSCAERLANLLKAG, from the coding sequence ATGAGCAGAACCTATTTCGGCACCGACGGCATTCGCGGCACGGTGGGGCAATCGCCCATCACCCCTGATTTCATGCTGCGCCTCGGCCACGCGGTCGGCCGGGTGCTGAAAGGGCAGGGCGGCCGGCCCACGGTGCTCATCGGCAAGGACACCCGCATCTCCGGCTACATGATCGAGTCGGCGCTGGAGGCGGGCTTCGCCTCGGCGGGCGTCGACGTGCTGCTGACCGGCCCGCTACCCACCCCGGGCGTGGCCTACCTGACCCGCGCCCTGCGCCTCGACCTCGGCGTCGTCATCAGCGCCTCGCACAACCCCTACGGCGACAACGGCATCAAGTTCTTCTCCGCCCACGGCCAGAAGCTGCCCGACGAGTGGGAGCGGGCGGTGGAAGCGATGCTCGACGAGACGCCGCATTGGGTCGATTCCTCGCAGCTCGGCAAGGCCCGCCGTATCGACGACGCCCGTGGCCGCTACGTCGAGTTCTGCAAGAGCACCTTCGGCAACGACCTCTCGCTCAAGGGCCTGAAGGTCGTGGTCGACGCCGCGCACGGTGCGGCCTACCAGATCGCGCCCGAGGTGTTCCACGAGCTGGGCGCCGAAGTCGTGGGCATCGGCTGCAGCCCCGACGGCATGAACATCAACGACGGTTTCGGCGCCACCGCGCCCGAGGCACTCGTGAAGGCCGTGAAGGAACACGGTGCCGACTACGGCGTGGCGCTCGACGGTGACGCCGACCGGCTGCAGCTGGTTGACGCCGGTGGCCGCCTCTACAACGGCGATGAGCTGCTGTACGTGATGGTGATCGACCGACTGGCCCAGGGCCAGCGTGTCACCGGGGCCGTCGGCACGCTCATGACCAACATGGCGGTCGAGGTGGCCCTCAAGGCGCAAGACATCGAATTCGTGCGCGCCAAGGTGGGCGACCGCTACGTGCTCGAAGAGCTGGCCAGCCGCGACTGGTTGCTGGGAGGGGAAGGCTCCGGCCACCTGCTGGCGCTCGACAAGCACACCACCGGCGACGGCATCGTGAGCGCCTTGCAGGTGCTGCAGGCGGTGATGCGCAGCGGCCGGTCGCTGGCCGAGCTGTTGGCGCCGGTCACGCTTTTCCCCCAGGTGCTGATCAACGTGCGCCTCAAACCGGGGCAAGACTGGAAGGCCACCGCCGGCCTCGCCGATTTGCAGGCGCAGGTCCAGCGGGAGTTGGGCACCGACGGCCGGCTTCTCATTCGCCCCTCGGGTACCGAGCCGCTGGTGCGAGTGATGGTCGAAGCGCGTGACGCGGCCCAGGCCAAATCGTGCGCCGAGCGCCTCGCCAACCTGCTCAAAGCCGGCTGA